From the genome of Gemmatimonadota bacterium, one region includes:
- a CDS encoding insulinase family protein — MRHLSLALFLLAAAPLAAQTPDALIPADPAVRSGTLSNGLRFIIRQHPLPADRLELRLVVRAGSIQEDPDQRGLAHFIEHMAFNGTTRFKKNDLVSYLESIGVRFGADLNAYTSFDETVYILPVPTDKPELLERAFDILQDWASGVSFDSTEVVNERGVVLGEWRSGLSAGKRIQDKEFPLLFRGSRYAERLPIGDTATIGHAVPGPLKRYYRDWYRPDLMAVIAVGDVPADRLEALIRNRFGKLTNPPRPRPRVDAPIPEQPGTRVSIVTDPELGSESIQLLVRRPSHGPYRREADERRALINAIVSTIAGQRLADLARNPNAGFVGAGIGPTRLIRDVELFSVSVGPKEGKLTQAFEEVLREARRLAQHGVLPAELERAKASLLRGREVAANEQEKAFSNAFVDLYVDAITSGNTTPSAKTRFALAQQLLPTITKAEIDAALREQAAGSDRFLAARIPEKAGMTVPTQAALLAIVARTDTMTTDAWTETTVAGPLVPMIPKAGRIVAEKQNSELGFTEWTLSNGIRVLVKPTTFKADEIVVSGWSPGGASLVSDADVLNAQFATVIVQQSGVGDFDAASLRRRLAGKVARVSASIADLTEGIGGTTTPKDLDTFFELLWLNATAPRYDSNAVTAFVNQLKSQLAGRDRIPTMALLDTLSAVMTQHSPRQPAVTAATLEMFNADRARAIYTERFADFGDYTFLIVGNVQLDSLRPRVEQWLGALPVTGRKESWKDVAPRPPAGVITKTIRKGKEPVAQQFAVFSGATEPPDAMTELAAEAVGEILQTRLLETLREAMGATYSVNAMTEVSRQPHGEYNAMIQFTSTPEQVDTLWTAAQGIIAALRKDGPTADELQKFVAQYRRGTEVAVKTNGWWLGQLRQAQQEGRPLAEILTWDARLTALTPAMVRTAAQKFLDPKNVARFMLVPEPGTTP, encoded by the coding sequence ATGCGTCACCTCTCGCTCGCCTTGTTCCTCCTGGCCGCCGCCCCGCTCGCCGCCCAGACCCCCGATGCCCTGATCCCAGCCGATCCCGCGGTCCGGTCCGGGACGCTCTCCAACGGCCTCCGATTCATCATCCGACAGCACCCCCTCCCCGCCGATCGACTTGAGCTGCGGCTGGTGGTGCGGGCCGGATCGATTCAGGAGGATCCGGATCAGCGCGGGCTCGCGCACTTCATCGAGCACATGGCCTTCAACGGGACCACGCGCTTCAAGAAGAACGACCTGGTCTCGTATCTCGAATCGATCGGGGTCCGCTTCGGCGCCGACCTCAACGCCTACACCTCCTTCGACGAGACGGTCTACATCCTCCCCGTCCCGACCGACAAGCCGGAGCTGCTCGAGCGCGCCTTCGACATCCTCCAGGATTGGGCGAGTGGTGTCTCGTTCGATTCGACCGAGGTCGTGAATGAGCGCGGCGTGGTGCTCGGCGAATGGCGCAGCGGTCTCAGCGCCGGCAAGCGCATCCAGGACAAGGAATTCCCGCTCCTCTTCCGCGGCTCGCGCTACGCCGAGCGGCTGCCGATCGGCGACACCGCCACGATCGGGCACGCGGTGCCGGGGCCGCTCAAGCGCTACTATCGCGACTGGTACCGCCCTGACCTGATGGCCGTGATCGCCGTCGGCGACGTGCCGGCCGATCGGCTCGAGGCGCTGATCCGCAATCGCTTCGGCAAGCTCACCAATCCGCCGCGGCCAAGGCCGCGCGTCGATGCCCCCATTCCGGAACAGCCGGGGACCCGCGTCTCGATCGTCACCGATCCCGAGCTCGGCAGCGAGTCGATCCAGTTGCTGGTGCGGCGCCCGTCCCACGGGCCGTATCGGCGTGAGGCGGACGAGCGTCGCGCCCTCATCAATGCCATCGTCTCGACCATCGCGGGCCAGCGACTCGCCGACCTCGCGCGGAATCCGAATGCCGGCTTCGTCGGCGCCGGGATCGGCCCGACGCGCCTCATTCGCGACGTCGAGCTCTTCTCGGTCTCGGTCGGCCCGAAGGAAGGGAAGCTGACCCAGGCGTTCGAGGAGGTGCTGCGCGAGGCGCGTCGCCTGGCGCAACACGGCGTCCTCCCCGCCGAGCTCGAGCGCGCCAAGGCGTCGCTGCTGCGCGGGCGGGAAGTGGCCGCGAACGAGCAGGAGAAGGCGTTCAGCAACGCCTTCGTCGACCTCTACGTCGATGCCATCACCAGCGGCAACACCACCCCATCGGCGAAGACGCGCTTCGCGCTCGCGCAGCAACTCCTGCCGACGATCACCAAGGCCGAAATCGATGCCGCCCTCCGCGAGCAGGCGGCGGGGAGCGATCGCTTCCTCGCCGCGCGCATTCCGGAAAAGGCCGGGATGACGGTGCCGACACAGGCGGCGCTGCTCGCGATCGTCGCGCGCACCGACACGATGACCACCGACGCATGGACCGAGACCACCGTGGCCGGCCCGCTCGTCCCGATGATCCCCAAGGCGGGGCGCATCGTGGCCGAGAAACAGAACAGCGAGCTCGGCTTCACCGAGTGGACGCTCTCCAACGGCATCCGGGTGCTCGTCAAGCCGACCACCTTCAAGGCGGATGAGATCGTGGTCTCCGGCTGGTCGCCCGGCGGCGCCTCGTTGGTGAGCGATGCCGACGTCCTCAACGCGCAGTTCGCCACCGTGATCGTGCAGCAGAGCGGCGTCGGCGACTTCGATGCCGCCTCGCTTCGTCGCCGACTGGCCGGCAAGGTCGCGCGCGTCTCTGCCTCGATCGCCGATCTCACGGAAGGGATCGGCGGCACCACGACGCCGAAGGACCTCGACACCTTCTTCGAGTTGCTCTGGCTCAACGCCACCGCGCCGCGCTACGACTCCAACGCCGTGACCGCCTTCGTCAACCAGTTGAAGAGTCAACTCGCCGGCCGCGATCGCATCCCGACGATGGCGTTGCTCGACACCCTGTCGGCGGTGATGACGCAGCATTCACCGCGCCAGCCGGCGGTCACCGCCGCCACCCTGGAGATGTTCAACGCCGATCGGGCGCGGGCGATCTACACGGAGCGCTTCGCCGACTTCGGTGACTACACCTTCCTGATCGTCGGCAACGTGCAACTCGACTCCCTCCGTCCGCGGGTGGAGCAGTGGCTCGGCGCCCTCCCCGTCACCGGACGGAAGGAGAGCTGGAAGGATGTGGCCCCGCGGCCGCCCGCCGGCGTGATCACCAAGACGATTCGGAAGGGAAAGGAGCCGGTGGCCCAGCAGTTCGCGGTCTTCTCCGGCGCGACCGAACCGCCCGATGCGATGACCGAACTCGCCGCCGAGGCGGTCGGCGAGATCCTGCAGACGCGACTGCTCGAAACGCTCCGCGAGGCGATGGGCGCCACCTACAGCGTCAACGCGATGACCGAGGTGAGCCGCCAGCCGCACGGGGAATACAACGCGATGATCCAGTTCACGTCGACGCCGGAACAGGTCGACACGCTGTGGACCGCCGCACAGGGGATCATCGCCGCGCTCCGGAAGGACGGGCCGACGGCCGATGAGCTGCAGAAGTTCGTGGCGCAGTATCGCCGCGGCACCGAAGTCGCCGTCAAGACCAACGGCTGGTGGCTCGGCCAACTGCGTCAGGCACAGCAGGAAGGACGCCCGCTCGCGGAGATCCTCACCTGGGATGCGCGCCTGACCGCGCTCACCCCGGCGATGGTGCGTACCGCGGCGCAGAAGTTC
- a CDS encoding class I SAM-dependent methyltransferase produces MLAHVEDAYEALYTGRSYQHEIGLVDRLLDVRLPPPPEDEEPEPRRVLEIGCGPGLRLAVLNQWHGKYRPEGLDRDPEMLRLAARRLGEVPLHLGDMRDFTVEGQFSAVLCLFGMIGYMKDVADLTKAAARMRAHLAPKGVLLLEPWLSPEQVTGGHVKIDRAVRPGLFVQRMNYTRIVGNRSLLDIHYLIGTDSGVRHVQELRTLTLFTDAEYRTALKAAGFGDVVLEAYGPQGRGLYIAQV; encoded by the coding sequence ATGCTTGCCCATGTCGAAGACGCCTACGAGGCCCTCTACACCGGCCGCTCCTACCAGCACGAGATCGGGCTGGTGGATCGCCTGCTGGACGTGCGGCTCCCGCCGCCGCCCGAGGACGAGGAGCCGGAGCCACGTCGGGTGCTCGAAATTGGTTGCGGGCCGGGCCTCCGCCTCGCGGTGCTGAATCAGTGGCACGGGAAGTACCGCCCGGAAGGACTCGACCGCGACCCCGAGATGCTCCGTCTCGCCGCTCGCCGCCTCGGCGAGGTCCCGCTCCACCTCGGCGACATGCGCGACTTCACCGTCGAGGGACAGTTTTCGGCGGTGCTCTGCCTCTTCGGAATGATCGGCTACATGAAGGACGTGGCCGATCTGACCAAGGCGGCAGCCCGGATGCGGGCACACCTCGCGCCGAAGGGCGTCCTGCTGCTTGAGCCGTGGCTGTCGCCGGAGCAGGTGACCGGCGGACACGTCAAGATTGACCGGGCCGTACGCCCAGGGCTCTTCGTGCAGCGGATGAACTACACGCGCATCGTCGGCAACCGCTCGCTGCTCGACATCCACTACCTGATCGGCACCGACTCCGGCGTCCGTCACGTGCAGGAGCTCCGCACGCTGACGCTGTTCACCGACGCCGAGTATCGCACGGCGCTCAAGGCGGCCGGCTTCGGCGACGTGGTGCTCGAGGCGTATGGGCCGCAGGGGCGCGGTCTCTATATCGCGCAGGTCTGA
- a CDS encoding metallophosphoesterase produces the protein MTGIRWATDLHLDHAAPGVIESFCLALRRGPAVPVILTGDLSTAPRLVQDLVDLADAAAAPLYFVLGNHDHYHGSVGGVRDAVIALGETHPAIRWLPPAGVVPLDPDTALVGVDGWADGRAGNALTTPLVLNDDRLIAEVAAQPDRISKLAVKRVLADADATRLATLLERAAPGYRRIVVATHVPPFVEGLPAGGRLSRPEWHPLLVSGATGAVLRRFAMAHPDHQLTVLAGHTHAAREATILPNLSLRVAAARYGDPRVAAITL, from the coding sequence ATGACCGGGATCCGCTGGGCCACCGACCTCCATCTCGACCACGCCGCACCCGGGGTGATCGAGTCGTTCTGCCTCGCATTGCGTCGGGGGCCGGCCGTTCCCGTCATCCTGACCGGCGACCTCTCCACCGCCCCGCGCCTCGTCCAGGACCTGGTCGACCTCGCCGACGCCGCCGCCGCGCCACTCTACTTCGTCCTCGGCAACCACGACCACTACCACGGCAGCGTCGGTGGCGTCCGGGACGCGGTGATCGCTCTGGGTGAGACCCATCCAGCCATCAGATGGTTGCCGCCAGCCGGCGTCGTTCCCCTCGATCCGGACACCGCCCTCGTCGGCGTCGACGGCTGGGCCGATGGCCGCGCCGGCAACGCCCTCACCACCCCGCTGGTCCTCAATGATGATCGGCTGATCGCCGAGGTCGCAGCGCAGCCCGACCGGATCTCGAAGCTTGCGGTCAAGCGCGTCCTGGCCGACGCCGATGCCACGCGGCTCGCCACCCTCCTGGAGCGGGCCGCGCCGGGCTACCGCCGCATCGTCGTCGCGACCCATGTGCCGCCCTTTGTCGAGGGACTCCCCGCCGGCGGCCGCCTCTCCCGCCCCGAATGGCACCCGCTGCTGGTCTCCGGAGCCACAGGGGCGGTCCTCCGACGCTTTGCGATGGCCCATCCCGACCACCAGCTCACCGTCCTGGCCGGACACACCCACGCCGCCAGGGAGGCGACGATCCTGCCGAACCTCAGCCTTCGGGTGGCCGCGGCCCGCTATGGCGACCCGCGCGTGGCGGCCATCACCCTCTGA